Proteins encoded by one window of Bradyrhizobium sp. B097:
- a CDS encoding acetyl-CoA C-acyltransferase, translating to MSQDAVIVSTARTGVGKAYRGALNNTDGPTLAGHVMAEAVKRAGIAPGEVEDVVMGCAMQQGTMVMNVARKGAIRAGLPVTVAGTTIDRQCASGLQAIAVAARSVMLDGVEIAIGGGIESISLVQNEHMNRFHAVDDELMAMKPEMYMSMLETAEVVAERYGIGRDKQDEYSLECQRRVGAALQGGRFNEEIVPFTTKMAVVNRDTKEVSFQQVTLAKDEGPRPDTTADGLAKIKPVFEGKTISAGNASQLSDGASACVIMSDKIAAQKGLKPLGIFRGFVAAGVEPDEMGVGPVAAIPRLLKRHGLKIDDIDLWELNEAYAVQVIYCRDKLGIDPDKLNVNGGSIAIGHPYGMTGARLTGHLLIEGRRRKAKYGVVTMCIGGGMGAAGLFEIVH from the coding sequence ATGTCACAGGATGCAGTCATCGTTTCCACCGCGCGCACCGGCGTCGGCAAGGCCTATCGCGGCGCGCTCAACAACACCGACGGCCCGACCCTGGCCGGCCATGTGATGGCCGAAGCCGTCAAGCGCGCCGGCATTGCGCCCGGCGAGGTCGAGGACGTGGTGATGGGCTGCGCCATGCAGCAGGGCACCATGGTGATGAACGTTGCGCGCAAGGGCGCGATCCGCGCCGGGCTTCCCGTCACGGTTGCCGGCACCACGATCGACCGGCAATGCGCCTCCGGGCTGCAGGCGATCGCGGTCGCCGCCCGCTCGGTGATGCTAGACGGCGTCGAGATCGCGATCGGCGGCGGCATCGAATCGATCAGCCTGGTGCAGAACGAGCACATGAACCGGTTCCATGCCGTCGACGACGAGCTGATGGCGATGAAGCCCGAGATGTACATGTCGATGCTGGAGACGGCGGAAGTGGTCGCCGAGCGCTACGGGATCGGCCGCGACAAGCAGGACGAGTACAGCCTGGAATGCCAGCGCCGCGTCGGCGCCGCGTTGCAGGGCGGTCGCTTCAATGAGGAGATCGTGCCGTTCACGACCAAAATGGCCGTGGTCAACAGGGACACCAAGGAAGTCAGCTTCCAGCAGGTGACGCTGGCGAAGGATGAAGGCCCGCGGCCGGATACCACGGCCGACGGCCTCGCCAAGATCAAGCCGGTGTTCGAGGGCAAGACCATCAGCGCCGGCAATGCCAGCCAGCTCTCGGACGGCGCCTCGGCCTGCGTGATCATGAGCGACAAGATCGCCGCGCAGAAGGGGCTGAAGCCGCTCGGCATCTTCCGTGGCTTCGTCGCTGCCGGCGTCGAGCCGGACGAGATGGGCGTCGGCCCGGTCGCGGCGATCCCGCGGCTGTTGAAGCGGCACGGTCTCAAGATCGACGACATCGATCTCTGGGAGCTCAACGAGGCCTACGCGGTGCAGGTGATCTATTGCCGCGACAAGCTCGGCATCGATCCGGACAAGCTGAACGTCAATGGCGGCTCGATCGCGATCGGCCATCCCTATGGCATGACCGGCGCGCGGCTCACCGGCCACCTCCTGATCGAGGGCCGGCGGCGCAAGGCAAAATACGGCGTGGTGACCATGTGCATCGGCGGCGGCATGGGCGCGGCCGGCCTGTTTGAAATCGTCCACTGA